One Castanea sativa cultivar Marrone di Chiusa Pesio chromosome 4, ASM4071231v1 DNA window includes the following coding sequences:
- the LOC142631260 gene encoding RHOMBOID-like protein 12, mitochondrial gives MQRLLSLKRASSNLPKKLSNTSTSSSLLHSHHHSYNSKPFSSLTKPQNQSLSSFLSHPLHHQVHSHSSWHSFSGKTIHGFFSNPVIAKQFLLNSPNTLLRVSTSKSLVDCRVPFLRAQFQRQSFRFNPSFDSHRRGWRSWFQGLTADGMVYGLIIANVAVYMLWQVADGNFMRDNFMISLDNFKSGRLHTLITSAFSHRDLEHIGSNMIGLYFFGMSIGRTFGPEFLLKLYIAGALGGSIFYLMHKAFLASSSKGQQLWYRDPSRTPGLGASGAVNAIMLLNIFLFPKATLYFDFIIPVPAFLLGIFLIGKDVLRILEGDSHISGSAHLGGAAVAAIAWARIRKGRF, from the exons atgcagaGGCTATTGTCTCTCAAACGTGCCTCCTCAAACCTTCCAAAGAAACTCTCAAACACCTCCACTTCCTCTTCACTCCTTCACTCTCATCATCACTCTTACAATTCCAAACCGTTCTCTTCTCTCACCAAACCCCAAAACCAGTCTCTCAGCTCTTTTCTGTCTCACCCACTTCACCACCAGGTCCACTCTCATTCATCATGGCACAGTTTTTCTGGGAAAACAATTCATGGGTTTTTCTCAAATCCTGTGATTGCAAAGCAGTTCTTGTTAAATTCCCCAAATACCCTCTTGAGGGTCTCAACAAGCAAGAGCCTTGTAGATTGCAGAGTCCCATTTCTCAGAGCTCAATTTCAAAGGCAGAGCTTTAGGTTCAACCCAAGTTTTGATTCCCATAGGCGTGGCTG GAGATCATGGTTCCAAGGACTAACGGCTGATGGCATGGTTTATGGCTTGATTATAGCCAATGTTGCTGTTTATATGTTATGGCAGGTTGCAGATGGTAACTTTATGAGGGATAACTTTATG ATATCATTGGACAATTTTAAAAGTGGTCGATTGCACACATTGATAACTTCGGCATTCAGTCATAGAGATCTTGAGCATATTGGTTCTAACATGATCGGACTATACTTCTTCGGGATGAGT ATTGGAAGAACTTTCGGACCTGAATTTTTGCTTAAGTTGTATATAGCTGGGGCACTTGGtggttcaattttttacttGATGCACAAAGCATTTTTGGCCTCATCATCCAAG GGCCAGCAACTGTGGTACAGGGACCCATCAAGGACACCAGGATTG GGGGCAAGTGGGGCAGTGAATGCTATCATGCTGCTTAATATATTCCTCTTTCCAAAAGCTACCCTATACTTCGATTTCATCATACCAGTCCCTGCCTTCTTACTG GGGATCTTTCTAATTGGAAAAGATGTGTTGAGAATATTAGAG GGAGATAGTCATATCTCAGGATCCGCACATTTGGGGGGTGCTGCAGTTGCTGCCATAGCCTGGGCACGAATTCGAAAAGGACGGTTCTAA
- the LOC142632765 gene encoding uncharacterized protein LOC142632765, whose product MGSEGESKGAETWHLENGERRLLWDNLSIVARLHNLPWVIAGNFNEVLIGGDKFGGRPVNISQAIRFLECLDICKMIDIRFSGARYTWSNNRPFLSACPVEDRPVFCQCGLARPFRFQPMWLSHSSFSDIVQDAWTNTSSLSHVVSRFIDKAKVWNRDVFGNLFRRKKRTLARLRGAQIAFSNNPNIFLSRLEQELCTELVEVSKLEEEFWAMKLHITWLVEGDRNTGFYHTSALVRHSRNRINGLKDNMGN is encoded by the exons ATGGGTTCAGAGGGGGAATCAAAAGGTGCTGAAACGTGGCACTTGGAGAATGGTGAAAG GCGTCTTTTATGGGACAATTTATCTATTGTGGCTCGCCTCCATAACTTACCCTGGGTTATCGCCGGAAACTTTAATGAAGTGCTAATTGGAGGAGATAAGTTTGGAGGCAGACCAGTGAATATCAGCCAAGCCATCAGATTCCTGGAGTGCCTTGATATATGCAAGATGATCGATATTCGTTTTTCTGGTGCGCGCTATACATGGTCAAACAATAGGCCTTTTCTCTCAGCTTGTCCAGTAGAGGATAGACCAGTATTTTGTCAATGCGGATTG GCTCGGCCTTTCAGATTCCAGCCTATGTGGCTCTCTCACTCTTCTTTCTCGGATATTGTGCAAGACGCCTGGACTAATACTAGTTCCTTATCGCACGTTGTATCCAGGTTCATTGATAAAGCGAAGGTTTGGAATCGGGATGTGTTTGGAAACTTGTTTCGTAGAAAAAAGCGCACTCTCGCCAGACTTAGGGGTGCCCAAATTGCCTTCTCCAATAACCCCAATATTTTTCTGAGTCGTCTTGAACAGGAGTTGTGCACAGAGCTTGTTGAGGTTTCGAAATTAGAGGAAGAGTTTTGGGCTATGAAGTTGCACATTACATGGTTGGTTGAGGGGGATAGAAACACAGGCTTTTACCACACTTCTGCTCTAGTGCGTCATAGCAGGAATCGTATTAATGGCCTAAAAGATAATATGGGTAACTAG
- the LOC142630598 gene encoding transcription termination factor MTERF15, mitochondrial, with translation MALRGRVRVLTRATLHHLTSTPKPPPPPPPTFPTLKSHSFSLTTAPTASHQSHYRKQISLANVLQRYGFPTSQLHSFLTSHTFLLSITSHELENSLGVLLKLKIPQKSLVSLISDCPGVLEFEFLRKWEMGLSEFGFSGASPRMIMNVLELARRFQLDPDGFSRSVKVLRGFGVTDGTVSRVLEGFPRVIMMNKKEMHRRIEFLMVIGIPRNELDRVFRLFPSILRFGVEDRLKPLLSEFRGLGFSEDLIRKEIVREPRILGMELGELSRCLELLRTLKCRESIKEKIFIKGAFRAGFEVKLRVDCLCKHGLIRREAFKVLWKEPRLIIYEIEDIEKKIEFLMHRMKFNVGCLVDVPEYLGVNFEKQIVPRYNVIEYLREKGGLGFELQLKDLIKPSRLRFYNLYVKPYPECEKMFGRFSGSVEVKSQHPVGLWKLFKPQQHSDSKEDVINMKCFMESLG, from the coding sequence ATGGCCCTGAGGGGTCGAGTTCGGGTTCTAACCAGAGCCACCCTTCATCACCTCACTTCAActccaaaaccaccaccaccaccaccaccaacttTCCCAACACTAAAATCCCACTCCTTTTCATTAACAACAGCCCCAACTGCTTCTCACCAGTCCCACTACAGGAAACAGATTTCCCTCGCCAATGTCCTCCAAAGGTACGGTTTCCCAACCTCACAACTCCACAGTTTCCTCACAAGCCACACTTTTTTACTCAGCATCACTTCACATGAGCTTGAAAACTCTCTGGGTGTTCtcctaaaacttaaaattccACAGAAATCTTTGGTTTCATTGATATCTGACTGTCCTGGGGTCTTGGAATTTGAATTCCTTAGGAAGTGGGAAATGGGTTTATCTGAATTCGGGTTTTCGGGTGCTTCCCCGAGGATGATCATGAATGTGCTGGAACTTGCTAGGAGATTCCAGTTAGACCCAGATGGATTTTCTAGGAGTGTTAAGGTTTTGAGGGGTTTTGGGGTTACTGATGGTACTGTGAGCAGGGTTTTAGAGGGTTTTCCTAGAGTAATTATGATGAATAAGAAGGAAATGCATCGGAGAATTGAATTCTTGATGGTAATTGGGATTCCGAGAAATGAACTTGATCGGGTGTTTCGTTTGTTTCCTAGTATTTTAAGATTTGGGGTTGAAGATAGGTTGAAGCCATTGCTTTCTGAGTTTaggggtttggggtttagtgaggatttgattagGAAAGAAATTGTTAGGGAACCCAGAATTCTTGGTATGGAATTGGGAGAACTTTCACGGTGTTTGGAATTGCTGAGGACTTTGAAATGCCGGGAGTCAATCAaggagaaaatttttattaaaggaGCATTTAGAGCTGGGTTTGAAGTGAAACTGAGAGTTGACTGCTTATGCAAACATGGTTTGATTCGGAGAGAAGCTTTTAAGGTGTTGTGGAAAGAGCCAAGATTGATTATATATGAGATTGAGGACATTGAGAAGAAGATTGAGTTTTTGATGCATAGGATGAAATTCAATGTTGGTTGCTTGGTTGATGTTCCTGAGTATTTGGGTGTGAACTTTGAAAAACAGATTGTTCCTCGATACAATGTGATTGAGTATCTGAGAGAAAAAGGTGGGCTCGGTTTTGAATTGCAATTGAAGGATTTGATAAAGCCAAGTAGGCTTAGATTTTACAATCTTTATGTCAAGCCATATCCAGAGTGTGAAAAAATGTTTGGGAGATTTTCAGGTAGTGTTGAAGTTAAAAGCCAACATCCAGTTGGTCTTTGGAAGCTCTTTAAGCCACAACAGCACTCAGACTCCAAGGAAGATGTGATAAACATGAAATGCTTCATGGAATCACTAGGCtaa